The DNA region ATGCTGAAGCTAGCGTAAGCTCCGTCTATTCCCAAATGTGGAATGCCGACTATCATCCGGAAGGTTGCCCAGCTTCCTCGTTCATTACGCTTCATTTTGATGCGACGGAAAAAACTAAAACTCCAATAGAAATGACCTGGAACGATGGAGGCATTAGACCTTCGCATCCAGATATTATCCCTGCGAACAATGATATCGGTGGTCCGGGAAGTTACAATGGTGTCCTGATCATTGGTGAAAAAGGAATTATCTCCACCAATATTAATGATAGTAGTCCGCTGACCCCCAAATTATATCTCAACGATGGCACAACCGATTTTGGTCCGGAAACGGAACCTAACGATGAGCCGGAATACGGCCACCAACGTAAATGGGTAGATGCTTGCAAAGCCGGTTTTGGTAGTGAAGAACATAAAGGTTTAACTTCCTCTTTCGATTATGCCGGCCCAATGACAGAAACGGTACTGATGGGTAACTTGGCCATTAGAAGTTACTTATTACGAAAAGAAGACAGCAACGGAAAAATGGATTTCTACGCCCGCAAGAAATTATTGTGGGATGGCGAAAACATGCGCATCACCAATTTAGAGGAGGCCAACCAATTTGTTGGCAGAACCTATCGTGATGGTTTTAAGGTGTAGAGAAATTTTAATTTAAAAGGCGGGTTTTACAATCCGTCTTTTTATTTTGCCTCATCACAACCTTCTGTTCTTCTTGTATCGATAAGGTAGACAATTTGCCATTTTTTCTGGGCATCTTTGACCAATTGAAACGAATTCACCCCACAGTGGTGAAAAGTATCATTTATTTTAAAGGTATAAGGCGTCCAAGCATGAGCCATGGGGCCGTCTATTTGAACGGTAAAACTATTTAGTATTTCTTCAAACTTTGTGGTTTCTGGTATACCAACAATAGATTTAAGAAAGCCTGAGAATTCTTCCGTCTTCACTAACGGATTTCCAGCTTCGTCCTGAGCAATGGTTTGCATGACAACATCTTTGGACACCGTCTCTTTTATGAGAAGGGAATCTTGTTGATGAAACCCATTAAAAAAGGCTTCAATGGTTTTCTGAACGGCCAATTCTTCCGTATTCTGAGCAGAAATCCCAATGGTAAGAAAGCCGAATAGTAAGGTGAATAAGCATTTCATAGTATTCGATTTTTATCAAACTTAGTGAATATTCGGCTTAAAACGAGTACTTTAAAATTTATGGGACCGTCATAACTTAGAAGCATTGTCCATATAGCCCGTAAACCCAACATTTTCCTTACATTTATCCCTCCAAAACAAAACTATTATGTCAACGGCAAAGAAAGAATACAAAAGAGTAACGGTCAAGTCTCTAGTGGACATGAAAAAACACGGCGAAAAGATATCTATGCTCACCGCCTATGATTATTCTATGGCCAAAATTGTTGATTCCGCCAATGTTGACGTAATTCTTGTAGGAGACTCTGCCAGTAACGTTATGGCCGGGCATGAAACTACCTTGCCCATTACACTGGACCAGATGATTTACCATGCCACTTCCGTTATCCGCGCAGTAGAAAGAGCTTTGGTGGTGGTAGATATCCCTTTCGGGAGCTACCAGAGCGACCCTAAAGAAGCACTCCGCTCCGCTATTAGAATCATGAAAGAAAGCGGTGCGCATGCCGTAAAATTGGAAGGCGGAGTGGAAATTAAAGAATCCGTTAAAAGAATATTGAATGCCGGTATCCCGGTTATGGGGCATTTGGGACTTACGCCACAATCCATTTACAAATTTGGCACCTATACAGTTCGCGCCAAAGAAGAAGAGGAGGCAAAAAAATTGATAGAAGATGCCAAACTCCTTGAGAAACTAGGTTGTTTTGCCATTGTATTGGAAAAAATTCCCGCTGCATTGACGAAAAAAGTTTCCGAAAGTATTTCCATTCCTACCATAGGTATTGGCGGTGGAAAGCATGCAGACGGTCAAGTGCTGGTAATTCATGATCTACTGGGGATGACACATGAGTTCAACCCCAGATTTTTACGTCGTTATATGAACCTTTATGAAGAAATGGGTTCTGCTATTTCGCAGTATGTTACGGATGTAAAAAGCCAAGATTTTCCGAACGACGACGAGCAGTATTAATTTCATCTTAAAACTTTGCTCTAGTGGCCCAAAAGGTACTTTCTAATCCCAATAATCTCTTGGTTTTGTTTGAGGACAATCATCTAATCGCTATTAATAAGCGACCTGGAGATATTGTTCAAGGTGATAAAACAGGAGATATGCCTTTAAGCGAAGTTGTTAAACTCTATATCAAAGAAAAATATAACAAACCAGGCAACGTCTATTTGGGTGTTGCCCATCGTTTAGACCGCCCTACATCAGGTATTGTGGTTTTTTCAAAAACTTCAAAAGCATTACCGCGCCTTAACAAGTTGTTCGCAGAAAAAGAGGCAAAAAAAACCTATTGGGCCATTGTAAAAAATAAACCTAAAAAGAACGAGGACACCCTTACGCATTGGTTAAAACGAAACAACAAACAAAACAAATCTTACGCACATATCAAGGAAGTAGCCGAAAGCAAAAAAGCGATATTAGATTACAAGGTGATCAAAAAACTGGATCGTTATTATCTACTTGAAATTGATTTACACACCGGGCGTCATCATCAAATAAGAGCACAATTATCAGCTATTGGCTGTCCTATAAAAGGGGATCTGAAATACGGTTTTGACCGAAGCAACCCCAATGCCAGTATACATCTGCATGCACGCAAACTTTCGTTTGTACATCCCGTTAAAAAAGAACCTATAGAAATCTTGGCCCCACCGCCAGAAGACCCAGTTTGGAACGCTTGTTGTTAAAAACAGTATATTTAACTGTATAAACACACAA from Zobellia alginiliquefaciens includes:
- a CDS encoding nuclear transport factor 2 family protein codes for the protein MKCLFTLLFGFLTIGISAQNTEELAVQKTIEAFFNGFHQQDSLLIKETVSKDVVMQTIAQDEAGNPLVKTEEFSGFLKSIVGIPETTKFEEILNSFTVQIDGPMAHAWTPYTFKINDTFHHCGVNSFQLVKDAQKKWQIVYLIDTRRTEGCDEAK
- the panB gene encoding 3-methyl-2-oxobutanoate hydroxymethyltransferase: MSTAKKEYKRVTVKSLVDMKKHGEKISMLTAYDYSMAKIVDSANVDVILVGDSASNVMAGHETTLPITLDQMIYHATSVIRAVERALVVVDIPFGSYQSDPKEALRSAIRIMKESGAHAVKLEGGVEIKESVKRILNAGIPVMGHLGLTPQSIYKFGTYTVRAKEEEEAKKLIEDAKLLEKLGCFAIVLEKIPAALTKKVSESISIPTIGIGGGKHADGQVLVIHDLLGMTHEFNPRFLRRYMNLYEEMGSAISQYVTDVKSQDFPNDDEQY
- a CDS encoding RluA family pseudouridine synthase, producing the protein MAQKVLSNPNNLLVLFEDNHLIAINKRPGDIVQGDKTGDMPLSEVVKLYIKEKYNKPGNVYLGVAHRLDRPTSGIVVFSKTSKALPRLNKLFAEKEAKKTYWAIVKNKPKKNEDTLTHWLKRNNKQNKSYAHIKEVAESKKAILDYKVIKKLDRYYLLEIDLHTGRHHQIRAQLSAIGCPIKGDLKYGFDRSNPNASIHLHARKLSFVHPVKKEPIEILAPPPEDPVWNACC